A stretch of the Musa acuminata AAA Group cultivar baxijiao chromosome BXJ2-7, Cavendish_Baxijiao_AAA, whole genome shotgun sequence genome encodes the following:
- the LOC103992330 gene encoding F-box protein At3g56470-like: MTNNAYELDPDSNAPPPPNPHKSAVTTDKKQKREIESETRPTRYIPIDIVESLLTSMNPKDAMRLSVACKDWRATAPKFDPTMSKTPWLITTEFQNLTCSLRSVVDKEVTFKIELHGYPVTRTLFCNCSHGWLVVNPSNYSRMLLLNPFSRAWLQLPPCLLEPNFFLCMSSAPSNPDCVLLARDSINQLYVWRPGDQSWTFEKDRVELFDTIISFEGQFYTWNNHIGCLTIFRVLPLRLRKLMLPCPIDRSDYFNSITSLVECGGNILLVYVMEHADESLVVVLFQLDLEKKMWIKLESLGDRALFMNIPFKHAFSVLASEARCCANCIYFTHFWQLSSHVEFISYNMDSHSIERFPKLVKHGRQQYTYSQFWITPNLS; this comes from the exons ATGACGAACAATGCATACGAATTGGACCCCGATTCtaatgctcctcctcctcccaatCCACACAA ATCTGCAGTCACAACCGATAAGAAGCAGAAGAGGGAGATCGAAAGTGAGACTAGGCCAACCAGGTACATTCCAATCGATATTGTGGAGTCTCTATTGACGTCGATGAACCCCAAGGATGCCATGCGCCTTAGTGTAGCATGCAAGGATTGGAGGGCCACCGCCCCGAAATTTGACCCGACGATGTCGAAGACCCCATGGCTAATCACCACAGAGTTCCAGAATCTTACCTGCAGCCTGCGGAGCGTCGTAGACAAGGAAGTCACCTTCAAAATCGAGTTACATGGCTACCCAGTGACAAGGACCTTATTCTGTAATTGCTCGCACGGTTGGCTGGTTGTAAATCCTTCCAACTACAGTCGGATGCTCTTGCTGAATCCCTTCTCTAGGGCGTGGTTGCAACTCCCACCTTGTTTGCTTGAACCCAACTTTTTCCTATGCATGTCATCAGCTCCGTCGAACCCCGATTGTGTCCTTCTTGCACGTGACTCCATCAATCAACTGTATGTTTGGAGGCCGGGAGACCAGTCCTGGACCTTCGAGAAAGACAGGGTCGAACTTTTCGATACGATTATTAGCTTCGAGGGGCAATTCTACACATGGAATAACCATATTGGGTGCTTAACGATCTTCCGAGTTCTTCCTCTTCGGCTCAGGAAGCTAATGTTGCCATGTCCCATCGATCGTTCAGACTATTTTAATAGTATCACGTCATTGGTTGAGTGTGGCGGAAACATATTGTTGGTCTACGTAATGGAGCATGCCGATGAATCCCTGGTCGTCGTCTTATTTCAACTAGATCTAGAGAAAAAGATGTGGATCAAGTTGGAGAGCTTGGGAGATCGAGCACTGTTCATGAACATTCCTTTTAAGCATGCATTTTCGGTCTTGGCTAGTGAAGCTAGATGTTGTGCTAACTGTATCTATTTCACTCATTTCTGGCAACTATCTTCACATGTTGAATTCATTTCCTACAACATGGATAGCCATAGCATCGAAAGATTTCCCAAACTTGTCAAACACGGACGACAACAATATACTTATAGCCAGTTCTGGATCACCCCAAACTTGagttga
- the LOC135616398 gene encoding F-box protein At3g56470-like, whose amino-acid sequence MTNNGSELDPDRNALPPPNPHKSAVTTDKKQKREIESETRPTRYIPIDIVESLLTSMNPKDAVRLSVACKDWRATAPKFDPTMWKTPWLITTEFQNLACSLRSVVDKEVTFKIELHGYPVTRTLFCNCSHGWLVVNPSNHSRMLLLNPFSRAWLQLPPCLLEPNFFLCMSSAPSNPDCVLLARDFINQLYVWRPGDQLWTFEKDRVELFDTIISFEGQFYTWNNHIGCLTIFRVLPLRLRKLMVPSPIDRSDYFNSITSLVECGGNILLVYVMENADESLVVVLFQLDLEKKMWIKLESLGDRALFMNIPFKHAFSRLNSFPTTWIAIASKDFPNLSNTDDNNIVIASSGSPQT is encoded by the exons ATGACGAACAATGGATCCGAATTGGACCCCGATCGTAATGCCCTTCCTCCTCCCAATCCACACAA ATCTGCAGTCACAACCGATAAGAAGCAGAAGAGGGAGATCGAAAGTGAGACTAGGCCAACCAGGTACATTCCAATCGATATTGTGGAGTCTCTATTGACGTCGATGAACCCCAAGGATGCCGTGCGCCTTAGTGTAGCATGCAAGGATTGGAGGGCCACCGCCCCGAAATTTGACCCGACGATGTGGAAGACCCCATGGCTAATCACCACAGAGTTCCAGAATCTTGCATGCAGCCTGCGGAGCGTCGTAGACAAGGAAGTCACCTTCAAAATCGAGTTACATGGCTACCCAGTGACAAGGACTTTATTCTGTAATTGCTCGCACGGTTGGCTGGTTGTTAATCCTTCCAACCACAGCCGGATGCTCTTGCTGAATCCCTTCTCTAGGGCGTGGTTGCAACTCCCACCTTGCTTGCTTGAACCCAACTTTTTCCTATGCATGTCATCAGCTCCGTCGAACCCAGATTGTGTCCTTCTTGCACGTGACTTCATCAATCAACTGTATGTTTGGAGGCCGGGAGACCAGCTCTGGACCTTCGAGAAAGACAGGGTCGAACTTTTCGATACGATTATTAGTTTCGAGGGGCAATTCTACACATGGAATAACCATATTGGGTGCTTAACGATCTTCCGAGTTCTTCCTCTTCGGCTCAGGAAGCTAATGGTGCCAAGTCCCATCGATCGTTCAGACTATTTTAATAGTATCACGTCATTGGTTGAGTGTGGCGGAAACATATTGTTGGTCTACGTAATGGAGAATGCCGATGAATCCCTGGTCGTCGTCTTATTTCAACTAGATCTTGAGAAAAAGATGTGGATCAAGTTGGAGAGCTTGGGAGATCGAGCACTGTTCATGAACATTCCTTTTAAGCATGCATTTTCG AGGTTGAATTCATTTCCTACAACTTGGATAGCCATAGCATCGAAAGATTTCCCAAACTTGTCAAACACGGACGACAACAATATAGTTATAGCCAGTTCTGGATCACCCCAAACTTGa